Proteins encoded in a region of the Pseudomonas sp. PDNC002 genome:
- the fdx gene encoding ISC system 2Fe-2S type ferredoxin yields the protein MPQIVFLPHAEHCPEGAVIEAQPGETIMKAALRNGIEIEHACEMSCACTTCHVIVREGFNSMEGSDELEDDMLDKAWGLEPDSRLSCQAVVGETDLVVEIPKYTINQVSEGH from the coding sequence ATGCCGCAGATTGTCTTTCTGCCCCACGCCGAACACTGCCCGGAAGGCGCCGTGATCGAAGCCCAGCCGGGCGAAACCATCATGAAGGCGGCGCTGCGCAATGGCATCGAGATCGAGCATGCGTGCGAGATGTCGTGCGCCTGCACCACTTGCCACGTGATCGTGCGCGAGGGCTTCAACTCGATGGAAGGCTCCGACGAGCTGGAAGACGACATGCTGGACAAGGCCTGGGGCCTGGAGCCGGACTCGCGCCTGTCCTGCCAGGCGGTGGTGGGTGAAACGGATCTGGTGGTGGAAATTCCGAAATACACCATCAACCAGGTTTCCGAAGGTCACTGA
- the hscA gene encoding Fe-S protein assembly chaperone HscA, with the protein MALLQIAEPGQSPQPHQRRLAVGIDLGTTNSLVAAVRSGVAAPLPDDRGEVILPSAVRYLADRIEVGEGVRATASQDPLNSIISVKRLMGRGLEDVKQLGGQLPYRFTQGESHMPFIETVQGAKSPVEVSAEILRVLRQRAESTLGGELVGAVITVPAYFDDAQRQATKDAARLAGLHVLRLLNEPTAAAVAYGLDKNAEGVVAIYDLGGGTFDISILRLTRGVFEVLATGGDTALGGDDFDHAIAGWVIEQSGISADLDPGAQRRLLQAACAAKEALTDSASVSVTYDSWSGQLSRAQLDALIDPMIQRSLKACRRAVRDSGVELEEVSAVVMVGGSTRVPRVRELVGDLFAREPLTDIDPDQVVAIGAAIQADALAGNKRGEELLLLDVIPLSLGLETMGGLMEKVIPRNTTIPVARAQEFTTYKDGQTAMMIHVLQGERELVKDCRSLARFELRGIPPMVAGAAKIRVSFQVDADGLLGVSARELSSGVEASIQVKPSYGLTDGEIARMLQDSFQYAGDDLAARALREQQVEAQRLLEAVQSALDVDGERLLDADERLVIDAGMDSLRELATGGDTAAIEQQIKRLSQLTDAFAARRMDATVKAALAGRRLNEIEE; encoded by the coding sequence ATGGCCCTACTGCAGATCGCCGAGCCCGGACAGAGTCCCCAGCCACACCAGCGTCGCCTGGCGGTGGGGATCGACCTGGGCACCACGAATTCCCTGGTCGCTGCCGTACGCAGCGGCGTCGCAGCACCGTTGCCCGATGATCGCGGCGAGGTGATCCTTCCTTCCGCGGTGCGCTATCTCGCTGATCGCATCGAGGTGGGCGAGGGCGTTCGCGCCACGGCGTCCCAGGACCCGCTGAACTCCATCATCTCGGTCAAGCGCCTGATGGGGCGCGGCCTGGAAGACGTGAAGCAGTTGGGCGGCCAACTGCCGTATCGCTTCACCCAGGGCGAATCGCACATGCCCTTCATCGAGACTGTCCAGGGCGCCAAGAGCCCGGTGGAGGTCTCGGCTGAAATCCTCCGCGTCCTGCGCCAGCGCGCCGAATCCACCCTGGGTGGCGAACTGGTTGGCGCCGTGATCACTGTTCCCGCCTATTTCGACGACGCCCAGCGCCAGGCCACCAAGGACGCCGCGCGTCTGGCTGGCCTGCATGTGCTGCGCCTGCTCAACGAGCCGACCGCTGCGGCGGTGGCCTACGGCCTCGACAAGAATGCCGAGGGCGTGGTCGCCATATATGACCTGGGTGGCGGTACATTCGATATTTCGATTCTGCGTCTGACCCGAGGCGTCTTCGAAGTCCTGGCCACCGGCGGCGATACCGCGCTGGGCGGCGACGATTTCGACCATGCCATCGCGGGTTGGGTCATCGAGCAGTCCGGCATCTCGGCCGACCTCGATCCGGGCGCCCAGCGCCGCCTGCTGCAGGCTGCCTGCGCGGCGAAGGAAGCGCTGACCGACAGCGCCTCTGTCTCTGTCACATATGACAGCTGGAGTGGCCAGCTCAGTCGAGCCCAGCTGGATGCCCTGATCGATCCGATGATCCAGCGCAGCCTGAAAGCTTGCCGCCGTGCGGTGCGTGATTCCGGCGTGGAACTGGAAGAGGTCAGCGCCGTCGTCATGGTTGGCGGTTCCACCCGCGTACCCCGCGTCCGCGAGCTGGTGGGCGATCTGTTCGCCCGGGAGCCGTTGACCGATATCGACCCGGATCAAGTCGTCGCCATTGGTGCAGCCATCCAGGCTGATGCCTTGGCCGGCAACAAGCGCGGCGAAGAATTGCTGCTGCTTGACGTGATTCCCCTGTCGCTCGGCCTGGAAACCATGGGCGGGCTGATGGAGAAGGTAATTCCGCGCAACACCACCATTCCGGTGGCGCGTGCCCAGGAATTCACCACCTACAAGGATGGCCAGACGGCCATGATGATCCATGTGCTGCAGGGCGAGCGCGAATTGGTCAAGGACTGCCGGTCCCTGGCGCGCTTCGAGCTGCGTGGCATCCCACCGATGGTGGCCGGCGCGGCGAAGATCCGTGTCAGCTTCCAGGTCGATGCCGACGGCCTGCTGGGCGTTTCCGCCCGTGAATTGTCGTCGGGCGTCGAAGCAAGCATCCAGGTCAAGCCGTCCTACGGACTGACCGATGGCGAGATCGCCCGCATGCTGCAGGATTCCTTCCAGTACGCCGGCGACGACTTGGCCGCCCGCGCCCTGCGCGAGCAGCAGGTCGAGGCCCAGCGCTTGCTGGAAGCCGTGCAGTCGGCGCTGGATGTCGACGGCGAGCGCTTGCTGGACGCCGATGAGCGCCTGGTGATCGATGCTGGCATGGATTCCCTGCGCGAGCTGGCCACCGGCGGCGATACCGCTGCCATCGAACAACAGATCAAGCGTCTGTCCCAGCTGACCGACGCCTTTGCCGCGCGCCGTATGGACGCCACCGTCAAAGCCGCACTGGCCGGTCGCCGGCTCAACGAAATCGAGGAATAA
- the hscB gene encoding co-chaperone HscB has translation MGSPCHFALFDLQPGFRIDLEALGNRYRELVRTVHPDRFADASEREQRLAQSKAAELNDAYQTLKSVPRRALYLLALRGDALPLEATVQDPEFLLQQMQLREDLEDLQDSADLDGVAQFKRQLKTAQQQLEADFADCWDDAARRELAERLVRRMQFLDKLAQEVRQLEERLDD, from the coding sequence GTGGGTAGTCCCTGTCACTTCGCGCTGTTCGACCTGCAGCCGGGCTTCCGGATCGATCTGGAAGCCCTCGGCAACCGCTACCGTGAGCTGGTACGAACCGTCCATCCGGACCGTTTTGCCGATGCTTCCGAGCGTGAGCAGCGACTGGCGCAGTCCAAGGCCGCCGAGCTCAACGATGCCTACCAGACGCTGAAGAGCGTTCCGCGTCGTGCCCTGTACCTGCTGGCCCTGCGTGGCGATGCGTTGCCGCTGGAAGCCACGGTGCAGGATCCGGAGTTCCTCCTGCAGCAGATGCAGTTGCGCGAGGATCTGGAAGATCTGCAGGACAGCGCCGATCTCGACGGTGTGGCGCAGTTCAAGCGTCAGCTGAAGACCGCCCAGCAGCAGCTGGAAGCGGACTTCGCCGACTGCTGGGATGACGCGGCCCGTCGCGAATTGGCCGAACGCCTGGTGCGTCGCATGCAGTTCCTCGACAAGCTGGCGCAGGAAGTGCGGCAGCTGGAAGAGCGACTCGACGATTAA
- the iscA gene encoding iron-sulfur cluster assembly protein IscA translates to MAISMTESAANHVRRSLEGRGKGEGIRLGVRTTGCSGLAYVLEFVDELAAEDQVFESHGVKVIIDPKSLVYLDGTELDFTKEGLNEGFKFNNPNVRGECGCGESFNV, encoded by the coding sequence ATGGCCATCAGCATGACCGAATCCGCCGCCAATCACGTACGCCGCTCCCTCGAAGGGCGCGGCAAGGGCGAGGGTATTCGTCTTGGCGTGCGCACCACCGGGTGTTCCGGTCTTGCCTACGTGCTGGAGTTCGTCGATGAACTGGCAGCCGAGGACCAGGTCTTCGAGAGCCACGGCGTGAAGGTCATCATCGACCCGAAAAGCCTGGTTTACCTCGACGGCACGGAGTTGGACTTCACCAAGGAAGGCCTCAACGAGGGCTTCAAGTTCAACAACCCGAACGTGCGCGGTGAGTGTGGCTGCGGCGAAAGCTTCAACGTCTGA
- the iscU gene encoding Fe-S cluster assembly scaffold IscU: MAYSEKVIDHYENPRNVGKLNAEDPDVGTGMVGAPACGDVMRLQIKVNEQGVIEDAKFKTYGCGSAIASSSLATEWMKGKTLDEAESIKNTTIAEELALPPVKIHCSVLAEDAIKAAVRDYKQKKGLL; the protein is encoded by the coding sequence ATGGCTTACAGTGAAAAGGTCATCGACCACTACGAAAACCCGCGCAACGTCGGCAAGCTCAACGCCGAAGACCCGGATGTCGGCACCGGCATGGTCGGTGCTCCTGCCTGCGGCGACGTAATGCGCCTGCAGATCAAGGTCAACGAGCAGGGTGTCATCGAAGACGCCAAGTTCAAGACCTATGGCTGCGGCTCCGCCATTGCCTCCAGCTCCCTCGCTACCGAGTGGATGAAGGGCAAGACCCTGGACGAAGCCGAATCCATCAAGAACACCACTATTGCCGAAGAACTGGCCCTGCCGCCGGTGAAGATCCACTGCTCGGTGCTCGCCGAGGACGCCATCAAGGCGGCCGTGCGCGACTACAAGCAGAAGAAAGGTCTGCTCTGA
- a CDS encoding IscS subfamily cysteine desulfurase, producing MKLPIYLDYSATTPVDPRVAQKMADCLLVDGNFGNPASRSHVFGWKAEEAAENARRQVAELVNADPREIVWTSGATESDNLAVKGVAHFYATKGKHIITSKIEHKAVLDTCRQLEREGFEVTYLEPTPEGIITPAMVESALRDDTILVSVMHVNNEVGSINDIAAIGELTRSRGILLHVDAAQSAGKVDIDLEKLKVDLMSFSAHKVYGPKGMGALYVRRKPRVRLEAQMHGGGHERGMRSGTLATHQIVGMGEAFRIAKEEMHQEMARIEGLRKRFFDQVQDLEELYLNGSPVSYAPNILNVSFNYVEGESLMMSLKDLAVSSGSACTSASLEPSYVLRALGRNDELAHSSIRFSFGRFTTEEEVDYAAKKVVEAVSKLRELSPLWDMFKEGVDLSKVEWQAH from the coding sequence ATGAAATTGCCGATTTACCTCGACTACTCCGCCACCACCCCGGTGGATCCGCGTGTCGCTCAGAAAATGGCCGACTGCCTGCTGGTTGACGGCAATTTCGGCAACCCGGCCTCGCGCTCCCACGTCTTCGGCTGGAAGGCCGAGGAAGCGGCTGAGAATGCCCGTCGCCAGGTCGCCGAGCTGGTCAATGCCGATCCCCGCGAGATCGTCTGGACGTCCGGTGCCACCGAGTCCGACAACCTTGCCGTCAAAGGTGTCGCGCACTTCTACGCGACCAAGGGCAAGCACATCATCACCTCGAAGATCGAGCACAAGGCGGTCCTGGATACCTGCCGCCAGCTGGAGCGCGAAGGCTTCGAGGTCACCTACCTGGAGCCGACCCCCGAGGGCATCATCACCCCGGCGATGGTCGAGTCCGCCCTGCGTGACGACACCATCCTGGTCTCGGTCATGCACGTGAACAACGAAGTCGGCAGCATCAACGACATCGCCGCCATCGGCGAGCTGACCCGCTCGCGCGGCATCCTGCTGCACGTCGACGCCGCTCAATCCGCCGGCAAGGTGGACATCGACCTCGAGAAACTCAAGGTCGACCTGATGTCCTTCTCCGCCCACAAGGTCTACGGCCCCAAAGGCATGGGCGCACTGTATGTGCGCCGCAAGCCACGTGTTCGTCTGGAAGCCCAGATGCACGGCGGCGGCCACGAGCGTGGCATGCGTTCGGGCACCCTGGCGACACACCAGATCGTCGGCATGGGCGAAGCCTTCCGCATTGCCAAGGAAGAAATGCACCAGGAAATGGCCCGCATCGAAGGCCTGCGCAAGCGCTTCTTCGATCAGGTGCAGGACCTGGAAGAGCTGTACCTCAATGGCAGCCCGGTTTCCTACGCGCCGAACATCCTCAACGTCAGCTTCAACTATGTCGAAGGCGAGTCGCTGATGATGTCGCTCAAGGATCTGGCCGTGTCGTCCGGCTCCGCCTGCACCTCGGCCTCGCTGGAGCCGTCCTACGTGCTCCGCGCGCTGGGTCGCAACGACGAACTGGCGCACAGCTCCATCCGTTTCAGCTTCGGCCGCTTCACCACCGAAGAAGAGGTCGATTACGCCGCCAAGAAGGTGGTGGAAGCCGTTTCCAAGCTGCGTGAACTCTCGCCGCTGTGGGATATGTTCAAAGAGGGTGTCGACCTGTCCAAGGTCGAATGGCAGGCCCACTGA
- the iscR gene encoding Fe-S cluster assembly transcriptional regulator IscR — MRLTTKGRYAVTAMLDLALHAQRGPVSLADISERQGISLSYLEQLFAKLRRGNLVVSVRGPGGGYQLSRDMTGIHVAQVIDAVNESVDATRCQGQGDCHSGDTCLTHHLWCDLSQQIHEFLSGISLADLVERREVQEVAQRQDERRCSGSKTPRLDKIEASAID, encoded by the coding sequence ATGCGATTGACCACCAAAGGCCGCTATGCCGTCACCGCCATGCTCGATCTGGCGTTGCACGCCCAGCGTGGCCCGGTTTCTCTCGCCGATATCTCCGAGCGCCAGGGTATCTCTCTGTCCTACCTGGAACAGCTGTTCGCCAAGTTGCGCCGTGGCAACCTGGTGGTCAGCGTGCGCGGTCCCGGCGGCGGCTACCAGCTGTCCCGTGACATGACCGGCATCCACGTCGCCCAGGTGATCGATGCGGTCAACGAGTCGGTGGACGCCACTCGCTGCCAGGGCCAGGGTGACTGCCACTCCGGCGATACCTGCCTGACCCACCACCTGTGGTGCGACCTCAGCCAGCAGATTCATGAGTTCCTCAGCGGTATCAGCCTGGCCGACCTGGTCGAGCGCCGCGAAGTTCAAGAGGTGGCCCAGCGCCAGGACGAGCGTCGCTGCTCGGGCAGCAAGACGCCGCGCCTCGACAAGATTGAAGCGTCCGCCATCGATTGA
- the cysE gene encoding serine O-acetyltransferase, which translates to MFERVREDIQSVFHRDPAARNAFEVLTCYPGLHAVWLHRLAHGLWTSGWKWLARMVSNFGRWMTGIEIHPGAKIGRRFFIDHGLGIVIGETAEIGDDVTIYQGVTLGGTSWNKGKRHPTLADGVVVGAGAKVLGPFTVGAGAKVGSNAVVTKEVPPGATVVGIPGRIIVKDDADQAAKRQAMAEKLGFDAYGVGQDMPDPVARAIGQLLDHLQAVDGRLEGMCKALTALGSDYCAKDLPILREEDFAGVKDQESSKSAQ; encoded by the coding sequence ATGTTTGAGCGTGTACGCGAGGATATCCAGAGCGTATTCCATCGTGACCCGGCGGCGCGCAACGCCTTCGAGGTGCTCACCTGCTACCCGGGCCTGCACGCTGTCTGGCTGCATCGCCTGGCCCATGGTCTGTGGACGTCCGGCTGGAAGTGGCTGGCACGCATGGTGTCGAACTTCGGTCGCTGGATGACCGGGATCGAGATCCATCCGGGCGCGAAGATCGGTCGCCGCTTTTTCATCGATCACGGCCTGGGCATCGTCATTGGTGAAACCGCCGAGATCGGCGACGACGTGACCATCTACCAGGGCGTGACCCTGGGCGGCACCAGCTGGAACAAGGGCAAGCGTCATCCGACCCTGGCCGATGGCGTGGTGGTAGGGGCGGGCGCCAAGGTGCTCGGTCCGTTCACCGTCGGCGCTGGCGCCAAGGTTGGCTCCAATGCGGTGGTCACCAAAGAAGTACCGCCGGGTGCCACCGTTGTGGGTATCCCGGGTCGCATCATCGTCAAGGATGACGCGGATCAGGCGGCCAAGCGCCAGGCCATGGCAGAAAAGCTCGGGTTCGATGCCTACGGTGTCGGCCAGGACATGCCCGACCCGGTGGCGCGTGCCATCGGTCAACTGCTCGACCACCTGCAGGCGGTCGACGGTCGTCTGGAGGGGATGTGCAAGGCTCTGACAGCCCTTGGTAGCGACTATTGTGCGAAAGATCTTCCGATTCTGCGGGAAGAGGACTTCGCTGGAGTGAAGGACCAGGAGAGCAGCAAGTCGGCGCAATGA
- the trmJ gene encoding tRNA (cytosine(32)/uridine(32)-2'-O)-methyltransferase TrmJ, protein MLDKIRVVLVNTSHPGNIGGTARAMKNMGLTRLVLVDPMDFPSGEARARASGADDILDAAVVVPTLEDALAGCSLVLGTSARDRRIPWPLLDPRECATTSLEHVQQGGEVALVFGREYAGLTNEELQRCQFHVHIPANPEFSSLNLATAVQVLVYEVRMAWLAVQGQPTKQEKVESTAVLNSIPVTSDELERFYAHLESTLVDIGFLDPQKPRHLMSRLRRLYGRSAVSKLEMNILRGILTETQKAARGELSKRSDEDV, encoded by the coding sequence TTGCTCGACAAAATTCGCGTGGTGCTGGTCAACACCAGCCATCCCGGCAATATCGGCGGTACGGCCCGTGCGATGAAGAACATGGGCCTTACGCGCCTGGTCCTGGTCGATCCGATGGATTTCCCCAGCGGTGAGGCCCGCGCCCGTGCATCCGGCGCCGATGACATTCTCGACGCGGCCGTGGTCGTTCCGACCCTGGAAGATGCCCTGGCCGGTTGCAGCCTGGTGCTCGGCACCAGCGCGCGCGATCGCCGCATCCCCTGGCCGCTGCTCGATCCCCGCGAGTGCGCCACCACCAGCCTGGAGCATGTCCAGCAGGGTGGTGAGGTCGCGCTGGTCTTCGGTCGCGAGTACGCCGGCCTGACCAACGAGGAGCTGCAGCGATGTCAGTTCCACGTGCACATCCCGGCCAATCCCGAGTTCAGCTCGCTGAACCTGGCGACGGCGGTGCAGGTGCTGGTCTATGAGGTGCGCATGGCCTGGTTGGCCGTTCAGGGGCAGCCGACCAAACAGGAGAAGGTGGAGTCGACCGCGGTGCTCAACAGTATTCCGGTGACGTCGGATGAGCTGGAGCGCTTCTACGCACACCTGGAATCGACTCTCGTCGATATCGGTTTCCTCGATCCGCAGAAGCCGCGCCACCTGATGTCACGCCTGCGCCGCCTGTATGGCCGCAGCGCTGTCAGCAAGCTGGAGATGAATATCCTGCGGGGTATTCTCACCGAGACACAGAAAGCTGCCCGCGGGGAGCTTTCCAAGCGGAGTGATGAAGATGTTTGA
- the suhB gene encoding inositol-phosphate phosphatase, whose protein sequence is MQPMLNIALRAARSAGELIFRSIERLDTLSVNEKEAKDYVTEVDRAAELSIVTALRKAYPNHGIMGEEGGYLEGSGEGADYLWIIDPLDGTTNFIHGVPHYAVSIACKYRGRLEHAVVLDPVRQEEFTASRGRGAALNGRRLRVSNRKSLEGALLGTGFPFRDSQMDNLDAYLGMFRSLVGQTAGIRRAGAASLDLAYVAAGRYDAFWEFGLSEWDMAAGALLIQEAGGLVSDFTGGHEFLEKGQIVAGNTKCFKALLTSIQPHLPPSLKR, encoded by the coding sequence ATGCAGCCTATGCTGAATATCGCCCTGCGCGCCGCCCGCAGCGCCGGTGAACTGATCTTCCGCTCCATCGAACGCCTGGACACCCTCTCGGTCAACGAAAAAGAAGCCAAGGACTACGTCACCGAAGTCGATCGCGCTGCCGAACTCTCCATCGTCACCGCCCTGCGCAAGGCCTACCCGAACCACGGGATCATGGGTGAGGAAGGCGGTTACCTGGAAGGCAGCGGCGAAGGCGCCGACTACCTGTGGATCATCGATCCGCTGGACGGCACCACCAACTTCATCCACGGCGTTCCGCACTACGCCGTCAGCATCGCCTGTAAGTACCGCGGCCGCCTCGAGCACGCCGTGGTCCTCGATCCGGTCCGCCAGGAAGAGTTCACCGCCAGCCGTGGCCGTGGTGCCGCACTGAACGGTCGCCGCCTGCGCGTCAGCAACCGCAAGAGCCTGGAAGGCGCGCTTCTGGGCACCGGCTTCCCGTTCCGCGACAGCCAGATGGACAACCTGGACGCCTACCTGGGCATGTTCCGCAGCCTGGTCGGCCAGACCGCCGGCATCCGCCGCGCCGGCGCCGCCAGCCTCGACCTGGCCTATGTCGCCGCCGGTCGCTACGACGCCTTCTGGGAGTTCGGTCTGTCCGAGTGGGACATGGCTGCGGGCGCCCTGTTGATCCAAGAAGCGGGCGGCCTGGTGAGCGACTTCACCGGCGGTCACGAATTCCTCGAGAAAGGCCAGATCGTTGCCGGCAACACCAAGTGCTTCAAGGCGCTGCTGACCAGCATCCAGCCGCACCTGCCGCCGTCGCTCAAGCGCTGA
- a CDS encoding glycine zipper 2TM domain-containing protein: protein MNKSLLIGTVLGAVGVTAGGAVATYSLVDRAPQYAEVLAVQPVKETIKNPRQVCKDVAVTHQRPVKDQHQIAGTAIGAIAGGLLGNQIGGGNGKKIATVAGAIGGGYAGNKVQEGMQERDTYTTTETRCSTVNDTSEKVVGYDVKYLLDGKAGQVRMDRDPGSQIPVDKSGRLVLGQQ, encoded by the coding sequence ATGAACAAGTCGTTGCTAATCGGTACCGTGCTGGGCGCTGTTGGCGTGACTGCCGGTGGCGCCGTGGCTACCTACAGTCTGGTGGACCGTGCGCCGCAATACGCCGAGGTGCTCGCCGTTCAGCCGGTCAAGGAAACCATCAAGAATCCGCGCCAGGTCTGCAAGGACGTGGCGGTGACCCACCAGCGTCCGGTCAAAGACCAGCATCAGATCGCCGGTACCGCGATCGGCGCCATTGCCGGCGGCCTGCTGGGCAACCAGATCGGCGGCGGCAACGGCAAGAAGATCGCCACCGTGGCCGGCGCCATTGGCGGCGGTTATGCCGGTAACAAGGTGCAGGAAGGCATGCAGGAGCGTGATACCTACACCACCACCGAAACCCGCTGCAGCACTGTCAACGACACCAGCGAGAAGGTGGTCGGCTATGACGTGAAGTACCTGCTCGATGGCAAGGCTGGCCAGGTTCGTATGGATCGCGATCCGGGCTCGCAGATTCCGGTCGACAAGAGCGGCCGTCTGGTCCTGGGTCAGCAATAA
- the secF gene encoding protein translocase subunit SecF, producing MNIKIGTINFMGVRNIAFAATLILTLIALGSWFVKGINFGLDFTGGTSIKLAYEQPADLAKVREQLVAAGYNEAVVQSFGDTRDVLVRMPSEDPELGKKVAAALQKADANNPAKVNGVEYVGPQVGEELRDQGGLGMLLALGGILLYVGFRFQWKFALGAILSLIHDAIIVMGVLSFFQITFDLTVLAAVLAVVGYSLNDTIVIFDRVRENFRVLRKASLIDNINISTSQTLLRTIATSVSTLLAIAALLFFGGDNLFGFSIALFVGVMAGTYSSIYIANVVLIWLNLSTEDLIPPPSKEVDERP from the coding sequence ATGAATATCAAGATCGGTACTATCAACTTCATGGGCGTGCGAAACATTGCTTTCGCCGCCACCCTGATCCTGACCCTGATCGCCCTCGGCAGCTGGTTCGTCAAGGGCATCAACTTCGGCCTCGACTTCACCGGCGGTACGTCGATCAAGCTGGCCTACGAGCAGCCTGCCGACCTCGCCAAGGTGCGTGAGCAACTGGTTGCCGCCGGCTACAACGAAGCCGTGGTGCAGAGCTTCGGTGATACCCGCGACGTGCTGGTACGCATGCCCAGCGAAGACCCGGAACTGGGCAAGAAGGTCGCCGCGGCGCTGCAGAAGGCCGATGCGAACAATCCGGCGAAGGTGAACGGCGTCGAGTACGTCGGCCCGCAGGTGGGTGAAGAGCTTCGCGACCAGGGCGGCCTCGGCATGCTCCTGGCGCTGGGCGGCATCCTGCTGTACGTCGGCTTCCGCTTCCAGTGGAAGTTCGCCCTGGGGGCCATCCTCTCGCTGATCCACGACGCCATCATCGTGATGGGCGTGCTGTCGTTCTTCCAGATCACCTTCGACCTGACCGTGCTGGCCGCGGTGCTGGCGGTGGTGGGCTATTCGCTCAACGACACCATCGTGATCTTCGACCGGGTGCGCGAGAACTTCCGCGTACTGCGCAAGGCGAGCCTGATCGACAACATCAACATCTCGACCAGCCAGACCCTGCTGCGGACCATCGCCACGTCGGTGTCGACGCTGCTGGCCATCGCCGCGCTGCTGTTCTTTGGTGGTGACAACCTGTTCGGCTTCTCCATCGCGCTGTTCGTCGGTGTGATGGCGGGTACCTACTCGTCGATCTACATCGCCAACGTGGTGCTGATCTGGCTGAATCTGTCCACCGAGGACCTGATCCCGCCGCCGAGCAAGGAAGTCGACGAACGCCCGTAA